In Carassius auratus strain Wakin chromosome 36, ASM336829v1, whole genome shotgun sequence, the following are encoded in one genomic region:
- the nfasca gene encoding neurofascin homolog (chicken) a isoform X4 produces the protein MWTQERWAALAVLSIILLLSKVVAPIEVPLDPKIQEELKQPPTIVKQSLKDYIVDPRDIIIIECEAKGKPVPTFQWRRNGKFFNVGKDPRVIMRSRSGTLEIRSSGKSEDYEGEYQCFATNEFGTAISNKILLRVSKSPLWPKEVLQPVVVREGEPLVLPCNPPPGLPPPETFWMDSYIMSIQQDKRVSMGLNGDLFFSNVVAKDATTDYSCTARFEFTHTIQQKNPYTLKVITKEPYNDTFLNSTDLYGARNVPETQPTFLSPKGLSSSKIVLRGEQLLLECIAAGVPTPTIDWFKRGADLPSKKVKIENFSKTLRIFNVSEEDSGDYTCMASNKIGSIRHSVEVQVKAAPYWLDKPTNLVLAPEENGRLVCRARGNPKPTIQWLVNGEPIDSSQPNPNGQVLGDTILFHSVQIGSSAVYQCNASNEHGYLLANAFVNILDLAPRMLGPKNQLIKVIENNRTFLDCPFFGSPFPVLRWFKNGLGSGLDGGQYKLYHNGTLEIKQARPEDQGTYTCVASNILGKMENQVRLEVKEPTRIMQAPEHVTQPKGSTVRFHCRVKHDPSLPATVTWLKDDTPLSFSWIGRFRKDEDSLTIHNVNPEDGGTYTCTAKTEIDEDSASARLTVTGRPDPPQDLELSDPSARSVRLTWVPGNENNSPVTDFLVQFEEDRWEPGKWQNLSIFDGDLNSVNLQLSPFVNYQFRVVAINAVGQSQPSLPSARYQTSGAPPDVVPSGLKGWGSKKNNMEITWQALKNTERNGPNLRYVVSWRRKDTEEEWDNITTTRTKHIIHNTDTYVPYEIKIQAVNDFGQSPESNIVIGYSGEDKPSAAPTELRVSKINSTKVNVHWVPVDPSTVNGEFKEYKLYFWREASLIKGLKVNKTKLHKGFFTTAEHPSGILTELFPYSKYKMYMVVANNEYEGPQSNTVEFSTKEGEPGAPKYFRIQRHTDVVHLQWDKPLEPNGVLIGYTLQYHTVNGTQVGERKVQSFLPNVTEYSVNLPNRFMRFKFYLAARTQVGAGEVYAVESPHFTNEGTPDTDSTVVAVNFTDGFMFETPPPPPPLSTDQIPTILTPEPATPAPTTAAPPKPTTTTTTTTTTTTTTTPTTTSTTTTTASTTVLPVRPMPPKTVDWKMLAPNEKIWNLTVDANNDYANVSWKHNFSVDSSEFVLEFTLDSNGSMKSIKVNHQPPIKLAGLVAGAKYRLRVYSDEHNSISSDYVTFETGRAYKEQEDIATQGWFIGLMCAVALLVLILLIVCFIKRSRGGKYPVREKKDLPLDSVDHKDQDGSFDYQNENRSLERESSDEDDKPLQASQTSLDGNVKESDDSLVDYGEGGDGQFNEDGSFIGQYTVKKDKEETEGNESSEATSPVNVIYSLA, from the exons ATGTGGACGCAGGAGCGGTGGGCGGCACTAGCAGTGTTGTCAATAATCTTGCTGCTGTCAAAGGTGGTGGCTCCAATCGAAGTTCCACTGGACC CAAAGATCCAGGAAGAGC TGAAACAGCCGCCCACCATTGTGAAGCAGTCACTAAAGGACTACATTGTGGACCCCAGAGATATCATCATCATTGAATGCGAGGCCAAGGGGAAACCAGTGCCAAC ATTTCAGTGGCGGCGGAATGGGAAGTTCTTTAACGTTGGGAAGGACCCGCGGGTGATCATGAGGAGCCGTTCCGGAACACTGGAGATCAGAAGCAGCGGGAAATCTGAAGATTATGAAGGAGAGTACCAGTGCTTCGCTACCAATGAATTTGGCACGGCGATTTCCAACAAAATCCTACTACGAGTGTCAA AGTCTCCGCTTTGGCCAAAGGAGGTTTTGCAGCCTGTGGTTGTACGTGAGGGGGAACCACTTGTCCTGCCCTGCAACCCTCCTCCTGGTCTCCCACCTCCTGAAACCTTCTGGATGGACAGCT ACATTATGTCCATACAACAGGACAAGAGGGTGTCGATGGGCTTGAACGGTGACTTATTTTTCTCCAATGTTGTGGCCAAAGATGCCACCACTGACTACAGTTGCACCGCTCGCTTCGAGTTCACACACACCATTCAGCAGAAGAACCCCTACACCCTTAAAGTGATTACAA AGGAACCTTATAATGACACGTTTCTCAACTCCACTGATCTGTATGGTG caCGCAATGTACCAGAAACCCAGCCAACCTTTCTGTCTCCGAAGGGCTTGTCCAGCTCCAAGATAGTGCTCCGAGGGGAACAGCTTCTTCTGGAGTGTATAGCAGCTGGAGT CCCAACACCTACCATTGACTGGTTTAAAAGAGGAGCAGACCTCCCATCCAAAAAAGTAAAGATTGAGAATTTCAGTAAAACTTTACGTATCTTCAATGTGTCCGAGGAGGACTCTGGCGACTACACCTGCATGgccagtaacaagatcggcagcaTTCGCCATTCTGTTGAAGTCCAGGTCAAAG CTGCTCCCTATTGGCTAGATAAGCCCACCAATCTGGTGCTTGCCCCAGAAGAGAATGGACGATTAGTGTGTCGTGCCAGAGGGAACCCTAAACCCACCATCCAATGGCTGGTGAATGGGGAACCTATAGACA GTTCACAGCCAAACCCAAACGGACAAGTTCTTGGTGACACCATCCTGTTCCATTCAGTTCAGATCGGCAGCAGCGCTGTTTACCAATGTAACGCCTCCAATGAGCATGGTTATCTATTGGCCAATGCGTTTGTCAACATCCTGG ACTTGGCGCCACGGATGCTAGGTCCAAAGAACCAGTTGATTAAAGTCATTGAAAACAACAGGACCTTCCTTGACTGCCCTTTCTTTGGCTCACCGTTCCCTGTACTGCGCTG GTTTAAGAATGGCCTTGGCAGTGGTCTGGATGGTGGTCAGTACAAGCTGTACCACAATGGTACTTTGGAGATTAAACAAGCCCGGCCAGAAGACCAAGGCACCTACACTTGTGTTGCCAGTAACATTCTGGGCAAGATGGAGAATCAGGTGCGCCTGGAGGTTAAAG AGCCCACAAGAATAATGCAGGCACCTGAACATGTTACACAACCCAAAGGAAGCACGGTTCGCTTTCATTGTCGAGTTAAACATGATCCTTCCCTTCCTGCTACGGTCACATGGCTGAAAGATGACACGCCTCTAAGCTTTAGCTGGAT TGGCCGTTTTAGAAAGGATGAGGATTCCTTGACTATTCACAATGTTAATCCAGAAGATGGAGGAACCTACACATGCACTGCCAAAACTGAGATAGATGAGGACTCTGCCTCAGCTCGTCTTACAGTCACAG GTCGACCCGACCCCCCTCAGGATCTTGAGCTCTCGGACCCCTCAGCACGTAGTGTTAGACTCACCTGGGTGCCTGGGAATGAAAACAACAGTCCTGTTACAG ATTTCCTTGTCCAGTTTGAAGAGGACAGGTGGGAGCCGGGGAAGTGGCAGAACCTGTCTATATTTGATGGCGACCTAAACTCAGTTAACCTGCAACTCTCACCATTTGTCAACTACCAGTTCAGAGTGGTTGCGATCAATGCTGTTGGCCAGAGTCAACCCAGCCTCCCTTCTGCACGCTATCAGACCAGCGGAGCCC CTCCTGATGTTGTGCCGAGTGGTCTTAAAGGCTGGGGAAGCAAGAAGAACAACATGGAGATCACATGGCAG GCACTTAAGAACACAGAAAGGAATGGGCCAAACCTGCGATATGTCGTCTCATGGAGAAGGAAAGACACTGAGGAAGAGTGGGATAACATAACCACAACCAGAACGAAGCACATTATTCATAATACAGACACTTATGTCCCATATGAGATTAAAATACAGGCTGTTAATGATTTTGGACAAAGCCCAGAGTCAAACATAGTCATTGGTTATTCTGGGGAAGACA AACCATCTGCTGCACCAACAGAACTCAGGGTGTCGAAGATCAACAGCACCAAAGTAAATGTTCATTGGGTGCCTGTGGACCCTAGCACTGTGAACGGAGAGTTTAAAGAGTACAAG TTGTACTTCTGGCGGGAGGCCAGCCTCATAAAGGGCCTGAAAGTGAACAAGACAAAGTTGCATAAAGGCTTCTTCACCACTGCAGAACATCCCTCTGGCATCCTGACAGAGCTTTTTCCATATAGCAAATACAAGATGTACATGGTGGTGGCTAATAATGAATATGAGGGACCACAAAGCAACACTGTGGAGTTCAGCACCAAGGAGGGAG AGCCAGGGGCCCCGAAGTACTTTAGGATTCAAAGGCACACCGACGTGGTTCACCTGCAGTGGGACAAACCCCTTGAGCCAAATGGTGTCCTGATTGGATACACACTACAATACCATACAG TAAACGGGACACAGGTGGGAGAGAGGAAGGTCCAGAGTTTTCTACCCAACGTGACCGAGTACAGCGTGAATCTGCCTAACCGCTTCATGCGGTTCAAGTTCTACCTTGCAGCTCGCACACAGGTCGGAGCAGGAGAAGTGTACGCTGTGGAGTCACCACATTTCACTAATGAAG GCACCCCAGATACTGACTCCACAGTTGTAG CCGTTAACTTTACAGATGGCTTCATGTTTGaaactcctcctcctccccctcccctCTCTACTGACCAAATCCCAACAATACTTACCCCAGAACCAGCCACACCAGCCCCTACAACTGCTGCTCCGCCCAAACCTACaactactaccactactactacaactacaaCTACCACAACTACTCCAACTACTACTAGCACCACTACTACAACTGCTTCCACTACAGTTCTTCCTGTTCGGCCCATGCCTCCTAAAACAGTGGATTGGAAAATGCTGG CCCCGAAtgaaaaaatctggaatctgaccgTGGATGCTAACAATGACTATGCTAACGTCAGCTGGAAGCACAACTTCTCCGTTGACAGCAGCGAGTTTGTGCTAGAGTTCACACTGGACA GTAATGGGTCGATGAAAAGCATAAAAGTAAACCACCAGCCTCCGATTAAACTGGCTGGTCTGGTGGCCGGGGCCAAGTATCGGTTGCGGGTGTATTCCGATGAGCATAACTCCATCAGCAGCGACTATGTCACGTTCGAGACAGGCAGAG CTTACAAGGAACAGGAAGACATTGCTACTCAGGGCTGGTTCATTGGGCTGATGTGTGCCGTCGCTCTGTTGGTTCTGATCCTGCTCATTGTTTGTTTCATCAAGAGGAGTCGTGGAGGAAAATACCCAG taAGAGAAAAGAAAGACCTCCCCTTAGATTCTGTTGACCATAAAGACCAAGATGGTTCATTTGACTATCA GAACGAGAACAG GTCTCTTGAAAGAGAAAG CAGCGACGAAGACGACAAGCCATTACAGGCTAGCCAGACGTCCCTGGACGGGAACGTAAAAGAGAGCGACGACAGTCTGGTGGACTATGGTGAAGGAGGAGATGGCCAATTCAACGAGGACGGCTCTTTCATTGGCCAGTACACAGTTAAGAAGGACAAAGAGGAGACGGAAGGAAACGAGAGCTCAGAAGCCACGTCACCTGTTAATGTCATCTACTCTCTGGCATAG
- the nfasca gene encoding neurofascin homolog (chicken) a isoform X6 — protein sequence MWTQERWAALAVLSIILLLSKVVAPIEVPLDLKQPPTIVKQSLKDYIVDPRDIIIIECEAKGKPVPTFQWRRNGKFFNVGKDPRVIMRSRSGTLEIRSSGKSEDYEGEYQCFATNEFGTAISNKILLRVSKSPLWPKEVLQPVVVREGEPLVLPCNPPPGLPPPETFWMDSYIMSIQQDKRVSMGLNGDLFFSNVVAKDATTDYSCTARFEFTHTIQQKNPYTLKVITKEPYNDTFLNSTDLYGARNVPETQPTFLSPKGLSSSKIVLRGEQLLLECIAAGVPTPTIDWFKRGADLPSKKVKIENFSKTLRIFNVSEEDSGDYTCMASNKIGSIRHSVEVQVKAAPYWLDKPTNLVLAPEENGRLVCRARGNPKPTIQWLVNGEPIDSSQPNPNGQVLGDTILFHSVQIGSSAVYQCNASNEHGYLLANAFVNILDLAPRMLGPKNQLIKVIENNRTFLDCPFFGSPFPVLRWFKNGLGSGLDGGQYKLYHNGTLEIKQARPEDQGTYTCVASNILGKMENQVRLEVKEPTRIMQAPEHVTQPKGSTVRFHCRVKHDPSLPATVTWLKDDTPLSFSWIGRFRKDEDSLTIHNVNPEDGGTYTCTAKTEIDEDSASARLTVTGRPDPPQDLELSDPSARSVRLTWVPGNENNSPVTDFLVQFEEDRWEPGKWQNLSIFDGDLNSVNLQLSPFVNYQFRVVAINAVGQSQPSLPSARYQTSGAPPDVVPSGLKGWGSKKNNMEITWQALKNTERNGPNLRYVVSWRRKDTEEEWDNITTTRTKHIIHNTDTYVPYEIKIQAVNDFGQSPESNIVIGYSGEDKPSAAPTELRVSKINSTKVNVHWVPVDPSTVNGEFKEYKLYFWREASLIKGLKVNKTKLHKGFFTTAEHPSGILTELFPYSKYKMYMVVANNEYEGPQSNTVEFSTKEGEPGAPKYFRIQRHTDVVHLQWDKPLEPNGVLIGYTLQYHTVNGTQVGERKVQSFLPNVTEYSVNLPNRFMRFKFYLAARTQVGAGEVYAVESPHFTNEGTPDTDSTVVAVNFTDGFMFETPPPPPPLSTDQIPTILTPEPATPAPTTAAPPKPTTTTTTTTTTTTTTTPTTTSTTTTTASTTVLPVRPMPPKTVDWKMLAPNEKIWNLTVDANNDYANVSWKHNFSVDSSEFVLEFTLDSNGSMKSIKVNHQPPIKLAGLVAGAKYRLRVYSDEHNSISSDYVTFETGRAYKEQEDIATQGWFIGLMCAVALLVLILLIVCFIKRSRGGKYPVREKKDLPLDSVDHKDQDGSFDYQNENRSLERESSDEDDKPLQASQTSLDGNVKESDDSLVDYGEGGDGQFNEDGSFIGQYTVKKDKEETEGNESSEATSPVNVIYSLA from the exons ATGTGGACGCAGGAGCGGTGGGCGGCACTAGCAGTGTTGTCAATAATCTTGCTGCTGTCAAAGGTGGTGGCTCCAATCGAAGTTCCACTGGACC TGAAACAGCCGCCCACCATTGTGAAGCAGTCACTAAAGGACTACATTGTGGACCCCAGAGATATCATCATCATTGAATGCGAGGCCAAGGGGAAACCAGTGCCAAC ATTTCAGTGGCGGCGGAATGGGAAGTTCTTTAACGTTGGGAAGGACCCGCGGGTGATCATGAGGAGCCGTTCCGGAACACTGGAGATCAGAAGCAGCGGGAAATCTGAAGATTATGAAGGAGAGTACCAGTGCTTCGCTACCAATGAATTTGGCACGGCGATTTCCAACAAAATCCTACTACGAGTGTCAA AGTCTCCGCTTTGGCCAAAGGAGGTTTTGCAGCCTGTGGTTGTACGTGAGGGGGAACCACTTGTCCTGCCCTGCAACCCTCCTCCTGGTCTCCCACCTCCTGAAACCTTCTGGATGGACAGCT ACATTATGTCCATACAACAGGACAAGAGGGTGTCGATGGGCTTGAACGGTGACTTATTTTTCTCCAATGTTGTGGCCAAAGATGCCACCACTGACTACAGTTGCACCGCTCGCTTCGAGTTCACACACACCATTCAGCAGAAGAACCCCTACACCCTTAAAGTGATTACAA AGGAACCTTATAATGACACGTTTCTCAACTCCACTGATCTGTATGGTG caCGCAATGTACCAGAAACCCAGCCAACCTTTCTGTCTCCGAAGGGCTTGTCCAGCTCCAAGATAGTGCTCCGAGGGGAACAGCTTCTTCTGGAGTGTATAGCAGCTGGAGT CCCAACACCTACCATTGACTGGTTTAAAAGAGGAGCAGACCTCCCATCCAAAAAAGTAAAGATTGAGAATTTCAGTAAAACTTTACGTATCTTCAATGTGTCCGAGGAGGACTCTGGCGACTACACCTGCATGgccagtaacaagatcggcagcaTTCGCCATTCTGTTGAAGTCCAGGTCAAAG CTGCTCCCTATTGGCTAGATAAGCCCACCAATCTGGTGCTTGCCCCAGAAGAGAATGGACGATTAGTGTGTCGTGCCAGAGGGAACCCTAAACCCACCATCCAATGGCTGGTGAATGGGGAACCTATAGACA GTTCACAGCCAAACCCAAACGGACAAGTTCTTGGTGACACCATCCTGTTCCATTCAGTTCAGATCGGCAGCAGCGCTGTTTACCAATGTAACGCCTCCAATGAGCATGGTTATCTATTGGCCAATGCGTTTGTCAACATCCTGG ACTTGGCGCCACGGATGCTAGGTCCAAAGAACCAGTTGATTAAAGTCATTGAAAACAACAGGACCTTCCTTGACTGCCCTTTCTTTGGCTCACCGTTCCCTGTACTGCGCTG GTTTAAGAATGGCCTTGGCAGTGGTCTGGATGGTGGTCAGTACAAGCTGTACCACAATGGTACTTTGGAGATTAAACAAGCCCGGCCAGAAGACCAAGGCACCTACACTTGTGTTGCCAGTAACATTCTGGGCAAGATGGAGAATCAGGTGCGCCTGGAGGTTAAAG AGCCCACAAGAATAATGCAGGCACCTGAACATGTTACACAACCCAAAGGAAGCACGGTTCGCTTTCATTGTCGAGTTAAACATGATCCTTCCCTTCCTGCTACGGTCACATGGCTGAAAGATGACACGCCTCTAAGCTTTAGCTGGAT TGGCCGTTTTAGAAAGGATGAGGATTCCTTGACTATTCACAATGTTAATCCAGAAGATGGAGGAACCTACACATGCACTGCCAAAACTGAGATAGATGAGGACTCTGCCTCAGCTCGTCTTACAGTCACAG GTCGACCCGACCCCCCTCAGGATCTTGAGCTCTCGGACCCCTCAGCACGTAGTGTTAGACTCACCTGGGTGCCTGGGAATGAAAACAACAGTCCTGTTACAG ATTTCCTTGTCCAGTTTGAAGAGGACAGGTGGGAGCCGGGGAAGTGGCAGAACCTGTCTATATTTGATGGCGACCTAAACTCAGTTAACCTGCAACTCTCACCATTTGTCAACTACCAGTTCAGAGTGGTTGCGATCAATGCTGTTGGCCAGAGTCAACCCAGCCTCCCTTCTGCACGCTATCAGACCAGCGGAGCCC CTCCTGATGTTGTGCCGAGTGGTCTTAAAGGCTGGGGAAGCAAGAAGAACAACATGGAGATCACATGGCAG GCACTTAAGAACACAGAAAGGAATGGGCCAAACCTGCGATATGTCGTCTCATGGAGAAGGAAAGACACTGAGGAAGAGTGGGATAACATAACCACAACCAGAACGAAGCACATTATTCATAATACAGACACTTATGTCCCATATGAGATTAAAATACAGGCTGTTAATGATTTTGGACAAAGCCCAGAGTCAAACATAGTCATTGGTTATTCTGGGGAAGACA AACCATCTGCTGCACCAACAGAACTCAGGGTGTCGAAGATCAACAGCACCAAAGTAAATGTTCATTGGGTGCCTGTGGACCCTAGCACTGTGAACGGAGAGTTTAAAGAGTACAAG TTGTACTTCTGGCGGGAGGCCAGCCTCATAAAGGGCCTGAAAGTGAACAAGACAAAGTTGCATAAAGGCTTCTTCACCACTGCAGAACATCCCTCTGGCATCCTGACAGAGCTTTTTCCATATAGCAAATACAAGATGTACATGGTGGTGGCTAATAATGAATATGAGGGACCACAAAGCAACACTGTGGAGTTCAGCACCAAGGAGGGAG AGCCAGGGGCCCCGAAGTACTTTAGGATTCAAAGGCACACCGACGTGGTTCACCTGCAGTGGGACAAACCCCTTGAGCCAAATGGTGTCCTGATTGGATACACACTACAATACCATACAG TAAACGGGACACAGGTGGGAGAGAGGAAGGTCCAGAGTTTTCTACCCAACGTGACCGAGTACAGCGTGAATCTGCCTAACCGCTTCATGCGGTTCAAGTTCTACCTTGCAGCTCGCACACAGGTCGGAGCAGGAGAAGTGTACGCTGTGGAGTCACCACATTTCACTAATGAAG GCACCCCAGATACTGACTCCACAGTTGTAG CCGTTAACTTTACAGATGGCTTCATGTTTGaaactcctcctcctccccctcccctCTCTACTGACCAAATCCCAACAATACTTACCCCAGAACCAGCCACACCAGCCCCTACAACTGCTGCTCCGCCCAAACCTACaactactaccactactactacaactacaaCTACCACAACTACTCCAACTACTACTAGCACCACTACTACAACTGCTTCCACTACAGTTCTTCCTGTTCGGCCCATGCCTCCTAAAACAGTGGATTGGAAAATGCTGG CCCCGAAtgaaaaaatctggaatctgaccgTGGATGCTAACAATGACTATGCTAACGTCAGCTGGAAGCACAACTTCTCCGTTGACAGCAGCGAGTTTGTGCTAGAGTTCACACTGGACA GTAATGGGTCGATGAAAAGCATAAAAGTAAACCACCAGCCTCCGATTAAACTGGCTGGTCTGGTGGCCGGGGCCAAGTATCGGTTGCGGGTGTATTCCGATGAGCATAACTCCATCAGCAGCGACTATGTCACGTTCGAGACAGGCAGAG CTTACAAGGAACAGGAAGACATTGCTACTCAGGGCTGGTTCATTGGGCTGATGTGTGCCGTCGCTCTGTTGGTTCTGATCCTGCTCATTGTTTGTTTCATCAAGAGGAGTCGTGGAGGAAAATACCCAG taAGAGAAAAGAAAGACCTCCCCTTAGATTCTGTTGACCATAAAGACCAAGATGGTTCATTTGACTATCA GAACGAGAACAG GTCTCTTGAAAGAGAAAG CAGCGACGAAGACGACAAGCCATTACAGGCTAGCCAGACGTCCCTGGACGGGAACGTAAAAGAGAGCGACGACAGTCTGGTGGACTATGGTGAAGGAGGAGATGGCCAATTCAACGAGGACGGCTCTTTCATTGGCCAGTACACAGTTAAGAAGGACAAAGAGGAGACGGAAGGAAACGAGAGCTCAGAAGCCACGTCACCTGTTAATGTCATCTACTCTCTGGCATAG